Proteins co-encoded in one Euleptes europaea isolate rEulEur1 chromosome 1, rEulEur1.hap1, whole genome shotgun sequence genomic window:
- the UXT gene encoding protein UXT, whose amino-acid sequence MAMLGEQQVQGKVLQYEAFISDVLQRDLQKVLEQRDEVYEKIAQYLQLKSVIERLQETGSRELVTQVDLGCNFYVNAEVPDASTIFVALGYGFYAELTLAEALAFIEKKNKLLTEIAETLTTDSAKIKANIRMVLEGLRELQGLQDLPEENQREIIL is encoded by the exons ATGGCAATGTTAGGAGAACAGCAAGTACAAGGGAAAGTCCTGCAGTATGAAGCTTTCATCAGTGATGTTCTGCAGAGAGACCTCCA AAAAGTGTTGGAGCAGCGGGACGAGGTCTACGAGAAGATCGCCCAGTACTTGCAGCTGAAGAGCGTGATCGAGCGGTTGCAG GAGACCGGAAGTCGGGAGCTGGTGACCCAAGTAGACCTTGGCTGCAATTTCTACGTCAATGCCGAAGT GCCGGATGCCTCCACCATCTTTGTGGCGCTGGGGTACGGGTTCTACGCAGAGCTGACGCTGGCCGAGGCACTGGCCTTCATCGAGAAGAAGAACAAGCTGCTGACCGA GATCGCCGAGACCCTCACCACAGACTCCGCCAAGATCAAAGCCAATATCCGGATGGTTTTAGAG GGCTTGCGTGAACTCCAAGGCCTCCAGGACCTTCCTGAGGAGAACCAAAGGGAAATCATCCTTTAG